The genomic window CACAAAATTTTTGAAGTTGAAAAAAGTAAAATTAAAAATATAATTGAACATATTTAATTTATATTATCACAAATGGAAAAACACAAATCAGCTTGAATAATTCCAATCAAAGACAGTAAAATATTACTTATAAAATGATGGCATTGAAACTGGCTTTTCCCAAAATGACATATAGAAGAAAATGAGTCAGATATAGAAGCAGCCAAAAGAGAATTTTGGGAAGAAACATGAATTCCTGAAAGCTTCTTGCATATACAAAATCAAACTTTCAA from Candidatus Absconditicoccus praedator includes these protein-coding regions:
- a CDS encoding NUDIX domain-containing protein, with the translated sequence MEKHKSAGIIPIKDSKILLIKGWHGNWLFPKGHIEENESDIEAAKREFWEETGIPESFLHIQNQTFKDSYEFNKDGKKHYKEVVYFLAHLDDGFEDFIYPMEGEILDVKLFDKNESISKVNFDFYKQTIQKVI